Part of the Quercus robur chromosome 5, dhQueRobu3.1, whole genome shotgun sequence genome, TGTGAAATTGTCCCCTTACATGATTAAAACATTTGATATGGCAGTTCATGCAATGCTTCTGTGGCTTATCCTTCTAAAAGtgtcatcttttttctttttttttttttgagtaaaatctAAAAGTGTTATCTTGGTACTTACTGTAAGGTCAAAGTGGAAGTCACATACAAAATTACATAAAGTTTGGCATTACAACGTTCAACCATTCACGTTGGTTCTAGCTATCTCATTGAATTTATAATTGTGGAAGTACAATTGACACTGTTATTTGATAACATCCATGCTTTTTGGGTTGATGGATGCTTATGCTTCTGAGAAGTTTGAGCAAGAGAAAAATGTCCTCTGCTGCACGGGGGTTGCTCATTCATATATACGGCAACAGTTTTAGTCAACAAGTAGCTAGTGATGGTAGTGCGTGCCCCTTTAGAGGTCCCTATTCCATTAAACATTGTTAGAATAGAAATACTGagaactactttttttttttttccctaaaaaggCAAAATATGAAATGACTATGAGATCCATTTGGCATCCCAAACTCAGAAATCTATTCAATTTTGATGTCTTGTAAGCTCAAACTCTAAATTTGGTTAGCAAATCACTGTTTTTACCTTCATACCAATAAGTGAGCCTAAACAAAGTTGACAATCAATGTATTAAGATTGCTAATTCTAAAAATTTGCTCCTTAACTTCCATGGGTAGAAACATCCAAGATTGTTTCAACCATACAAACCAAAAAGGAAGTTCTTCAACATGGCGTAGGTtgattaaaaagggaaaaagattGAATCAACGAGTTATTATGATTTAGATTAAAGCTTGATTGATTTAGATTAATGCATGATTTAAATGTAAATGTAGTTTCAGTTTGTTCCCATCAATAGGTAATTAATCTTTTTGCTTGGTTGCCTTAAACTGCTCAACATCCCACAGTTATAGTCATAAGCCACTTCCCGCTTCCAAGGAAATGATTCTCTATTTCACAGACTTCACTTCATCTACCTGATTATTGAAAATGACCATAACCAATCtattcattcttcttttttcttttttaagaatcacAGAATGCATTATAAGAAGCTAATTTGCTTGGAATGGTTCTAAGTATTCCAAGGATTTCTTCAGTACTCTAAGCATATAAGTTGTTTTGAAATCTTGAATTACAGAAAACTCACAGATATGAAGAAATTAAAACTACTAAGTAggttcaagaaattaaaattagttcaagaaaccaaaatacatagaaagggaaacaaaacccaatacaTATAAAGCAAACTACTTTGTTAACATGAAAGCATAgcaattatttaaaataacaaGCAAACACCCTAATCATTATAGGTACTGATCTTGTCCATGATCTTAGCAACAACTTCTTTGGACTTTTTAAGCAGCTCTATACTCTTGCTTATTTTCTGTCGCTTTGAAGCAACTGCAGGTGACTCCTCGAGCATCCTTTCAATCCCACCACCAGGTCCCATCAACTCATTAACAATCTCTGCTTCAAACTCTTTGTTCACCAAGTTCCCAATACTGAGCAGTAAATGTAGAGCCATGCAGTCAACCAATCTCTTTAACACAATCTTCCAATAAGCTGTCATTCTCATCTTCAAATCAAAAGCCTGTTGTAGAACATGAGAATATTTCTTTAAATGATCAACATCAATCTCACCAAAACCTTCAAGCTCTCTCATTGCAGGCCTTTCTTCATTATTCAAGACGTACTTCATGAACGCATCTTGTTGAACCATTAATTTATTCCAATCAGATAAGTACTCTGGATTACAAGTATAATCCGTCTGCTTCTCCATTTCAACGATCTCCATGACCCAGTTGATAGAGCGCTCTTTCATCTTGGCTATAAGATTATGTCCAGCGCGCCTGAAAGATAGCTGAAGCTGGTGATGGTGTTCAGAGTGGTGCATCATGACAGAAATAACAATTTCCTCAACATAACTCCAGACCTTCTCAGCAAAAATAGTTGGAATGCTAGATATGCCTTTCACCCTTCTCTGTAGGATAGTAAGGAAGTCAGTGCGGGGAAGAAAATTCGGCAGTCCAATACCCTTGGTTTCCTCCAAAACCATAATCTCCTCCATCAAAAATTTCTCTGCAGGGTCACTTTCAGCATGCTTGTGAAGTTCATCGGAGAATTGGTTGAACATTTCAACCAACCGAGCAGTGCAATGCATGTTTTGCTCATCTGGGTATTCATCAAATTCTCCTCTCACAAGAATTTTCCGTAATGATTCTTTGGCCATTCCAATAATCTGCATGAAAGCTGTCATTGCCTCAGTAGGAGATGACATCTTCTGGGGCATTCTTTTCGCTTCAGCAATGTTCAAGCTCAACTTGTCATTAATGCTCTTCACAATAGCAGGCAAATTTCTCGCTATACTAGCTGCTTGAATTTTCACCAGCTTTTCTGCCAGAACAGGAATCCCCACAATTGATTTATCAATCTTGGAAAGCTGAGGATGTGATTCAAAAAGTCTAGCCTCTTCCACTCGCGCCTCTTCATAAGATTCTTCTCCTATCCGATTCCTAACGCAGACATAGCCAAGCCCAATATTGACATCATCAGCAGTAACCTTCTCAAGAAGGCCTTCAGGAGACTTGTCAGACTTAGTAACAACAGCAAGAGTCCGTTCACCAGTCTTGTCCACCATCTGTGACATCCTGATAGATTCACAAGTAGTGAAATCCACTGTTGCAGATATAACATTGAGTATAATACTCTCTTCAGGAGTGATATACTTCATGATAATATCTTTTATCTGGTCATAGATGTTTTCAGGCTGACCATGGACTGGCACTCTAGTAATTCCAGGAAGATCAACCATAGTTAAATCAGGCACACCATTTTTTCTCACCTCCAATGTCAAAGGAGCGTTGGAAATCCCCTTCCCGAACCCGGCAATCTCCTCTGTGGCAAGATTTATAGCCTCAGCAACATGTTCTTCATCGGTTCGAACAACTTTACCATTGAACTCCAAGGAAAGATCAGGTTCAGGAGTTGGCTGATGCATGAGCCTCATTATGAGAGGCACCCTAGTGCAAATTCCCTGGCCACGGGGCAGGTTGATACCGGCAAGTGATTCAAGGACACTTGACTTTCCTGAGGACTGGTCCCCAACCACGACAATGGTGGGGAGCTGAATGCCTTCTTTTGTGATCATAAGGTGACGGAGGCTGTCAACTGTGTCGAGGAGTGGACGAATACGATCATTGTAGGATGAAATGATGGGTGCATCTTGGACTGCTTGAGCAACTACAAGTGAGCTTTCTTctcccatgttttttttttttgataggaaataCTCAGAACTTTTATTCAATACGTTGTAAAGAAGATTCATCATTTGCACACACATGTGCCACATGACTGGGACACTCTTCCAGTAATACGACCAAGTTCTCAACATTTTGAGCATGCTGAGCTAACAAGTGGGCAGGGACCTTATAATATGTAGAAAATCAAACGTCCTGAAGCTCTGGGCTTTCCGCAGCACGCCTTGGATGATGTTCTTCTCCCGTGTTTTAATAGAAAGGAGCAAAACTTAGAGCAAAAATGCAAaagagctagagagagagatatagtGTATGCGTTATGGAGAAAAATGGTATGTGATGCATaagagtgaatttttttttttttttttttttttgagaaaacataaGAGTGAACTAGGATGGAGTATTTTTATGGAGTATTTTTATGGACTGGTCTCATTCATTAAAAGATGGGGAAAGTAAAGAAATGTGGGGTCTTAATTACCTTCTTCATGTGGAAAGAGTGTCTGCTACACCACAATGACTTAGAAGTTTTAGGGTCTGTGGGGTAAGAAATTTTTAGTATAGTTATTTAAGTGTCGTGGAAATATATGTAGGTTAAAAAGTACTGTAGAAATATGTATTGtaatgtttaaacactgaaaattgttgtttaaacaacagtatCAAACATCCCCTTAAACATTAAATTACCTAGTTCCTTTCAAGAGTATATTAAGTGTACAGTGTACGAAACCCACGGCTAAAATCGTTTTTTATAAcataattttagttaaaattgtgaaatcatAATAATCTCacaatttcacaattataacttaaatgttattttcaaaaatacaattttattgGCTATGCGTACTACTGTGTGTAATAACTAAGAAGATGTCTACAGCAATAATGCGCGAGTAACAACTCCcttcaaattttcaatacaTGGAATTTTACCTTGGAGAGTTTTCCAAGAAGAAATTGATTCTTTGTTGTAAAAGATAGCTTTAGGCAAAGCAACTTTGGTGCTATACGAGGTCACCAATGAAAGGCTTTGCCTTTATATAAGTCTCCCTATTTTACTGATTTGTACGTGGTAACCAATGAACGTCCTTGCCTTCTTTGTGAAGTTTCAACGGAATATGTCCATACTTTTTTTGATTATCGGAATATGTCCTATACATAGGAAAAAGGTCACCTAAACACGTATTTTACACACTCCGTACGCATACTGTTTTGAACTAAAATAGTCATTGCCCATGGTGGGAACTGGGAAGTGCCCATGGTGTGGGAATCCAATACTTGCGCAGACCTATTGGCAAAGTGAGGACCTTCTCAATCAGGGAGAGAAATTCTATAGGCCACATTCCTTTTTGTTACAATGCCTCTCTGTTGCGATTCCACGGGTTTTGTCTCAAGCTttagggcttgtttggatgctttttttttatcacttaatttccatcactcattaCTTTAAAATACCTTAcccgtttggcaccatcactcacttgccatcactcaatatttttcacactatttgtgggccccATACTTGTCACTCAGTGCAGCTTTCCCCCCCCCccagtacccaaactcaccgaacccaatataataataataataataataataataataataataataataataataaaagaaaccCAAACTCATTGaacctagtgaaaaaaaaaaaaaaacgaagaagaaagaaagaactgaaGACCGAAAATTAGAGGTgatgaagaaccaaaaaaaaaaaaaaccaaaaacccaaacccagtgaaaaaaaaaaaaaaaaaaaaaaaaaaaaaaaaaaaaaaaaagaaagaaagaagaaagaaagaagaaagaacccAGCCAACGGAgaccagtgaaagaagaagaaaaaagaaaaagaaagaaagaacccaGCCAACAGAGACagtggagaagaaagaaaaaaaaatggttaaaagtTGCGGCTGACCCTGACAGTGGGTCCCTCCAtatgtgtttaattacaaaaatgacattaaaaacagagttatggaaactgaaaacaactaaaatgtgttttcagtttccataactcaaaaatcagagaattgagtgatggaaacaaaaaactggaaacagagttatgtgGTGTCAAACAGACTTCTCAGCTATGGGTctcaccatttttgagttatgagttatggaaacagagttatgagttatggaaatcaCTCATCCAAATAGCCTCTTAGCTActatttttagttttgtgtgtTCGAAGTTCAAGTGTCTTTTTTAAATtagtgtttggtttgcttgttGGGTTTTAGTTTGTTTTGTAAGTTATTGCTCTCTCAGTTAGCAGTGTGAACTCTCTTGTGTTTGTTATTCTTTATTTCAATAAAGCCTTTGTTtatgccaaaataaaaataaaaattatgagtaGTGATACATCAAGTTAAAGTTTTACTAGATTGAGGTTACTAATTGATGTGTTGGccatcataaaaagaaaatttcaatatttatttatgacatAATTGAAGTATATCAATCACAATTATTGtcacattattttataataagttttatgtaaaaaaatttataatatcttaaATATTTTCCTACATATATTTAATCACACAAATTATTACATGTACTCTAGATATATCATCTAATCAATAGAATGTGTTGATGAGCACTTGCAAggtttcatatttatttttctctcatagttgtttagtttttttctttgttcttgaaGAGCTCATAAAAATTgtcaattatatataaaatgagtTCAAGAT contains:
- the LOC126728971 gene encoding dynamin-related protein 4C-like isoform X1; its protein translation is MLKMLRTWSYYWKSVPVMWHMCVQMMNLLYNVLNKSSEYFLSKKKNMGEESSLVVAQAVQDAPIISSYNDRIRPLLDTVDSLRHLMITKEGIQLPTIVVVGDQSSGKSSVLESLAGINLPRGQGICTRVPLIMRLMHQPTPEPDLSLEFNGKVVRTDEEHVAEAINLATEEIAGFGKGISNAPLTLEVRKNGVPDLTMVDLPGITRVPVHGQPENIYDQIKDIIMKYITPEESIILNVISATVDFTTCESIRMSQMVDKTGERTLAVVTKSDKSPEGLLEKVTADDVNIGLGYVCVRNRIGEESYEEARVEEARLFESHPQLSKIDKSIVGIPVLAEKLVKIQAASIARNLPAIVKSINDKLSLNIAEAKRMPQKMSSPTEAMTAFMQIIGMAKESLRKILVRGEFDEYPDEQNMHCTARLVEMFNQFSDELHKHAESDPAEKFLMEEIMVLEETKGIGLPNFLPRTDFLTILQRRVKGISSIPTIFAEKVWSYVEEIVISVMMHHSEHHHQLQLSFRRAGHNLIAKMKERSINWVMEIVEMEKQTDYTCNPEYLSDWNKLMVQQDAFMKYVLNNEERPAMRELEGFGEIDVDHLKKYSHVLQQAFDLKMRMTAYWKIVLKRLVDCMALHLLLSIGNLVNKEFEAEIVNELMGPGGGIERMLEESPAVASKRQKISKSIELLKKSKEVVAKIMDKIGTYND